In a genomic window of Streptomyces noursei ATCC 11455:
- a CDS encoding M55 family metallopeptidase: protein MKVFVSSDMEGTAGVVDWSQCRPTEPEYAYYRGLLQEEVNAAIEGAMAGGATEFLVNDSHSKMANLRPDALAGRARYLSGRHKPLYMMQGLDASFDGVFFVSYHGSMAGAPAALSHTYNPQAISEVLLNGVTAGESGINALVALGHGVPVVLITGDDTTAAEIEPFCPGIRSAVVKSSVSRFAADSLHPTTARELIHQAAEAAVRDLPRATPPRIALPATLSVRFRNPDLAEMATWINGIERADAVTVRTTDEDPIRLYRRFVTAVLLTRGIAE, encoded by the coding sequence GTGAAGGTCTTCGTCTCGTCCGACATGGAGGGCACCGCGGGGGTCGTCGACTGGTCGCAGTGCCGGCCCACGGAGCCCGAGTACGCCTACTACCGGGGCCTGCTGCAAGAGGAGGTCAACGCCGCCATCGAGGGGGCGATGGCGGGCGGCGCGACCGAGTTCCTGGTCAACGACTCGCACTCGAAGATGGCGAACCTGCGCCCCGACGCCCTTGCGGGCCGGGCGCGTTACCTGTCCGGACGGCACAAGCCCCTGTACATGATGCAGGGCCTGGACGCCTCGTTCGACGGCGTCTTCTTCGTCTCGTACCACGGCTCCATGGCGGGCGCGCCGGCGGCCCTCTCGCACACCTACAATCCCCAGGCCATCAGCGAGGTGCTGCTCAACGGCGTCACCGCGGGGGAGAGCGGGATCAATGCGCTGGTGGCGCTGGGGCATGGCGTGCCGGTCGTGCTGATCACCGGGGACGACACGACGGCCGCCGAGATCGAGCCGTTCTGCCCGGGCATCCGCAGCGCCGTGGTCAAGTCGTCGGTGAGCCGCTTCGCCGCGGACAGCCTGCACCCCACCACCGCTCGCGAACTGATCCACCAGGCCGCGGAAGCAGCGGTGCGTGACCTGCCGCGGGCCACACCGCCGCGTATCGCCCTGCCGGCCACGCTCAGCGTGCGCTTCCGCAACCCCGATCTCGCCGAGATGGCGACGTGGATCAACGGCATCGAACGCGCCGACGCCGTGACCGTCCGCACGACGGACGAGGACCCGATCCGGCTCTACCGCAGGTTCGTCACCGCCGTCCTGCTCACCCGGGGCATCGCGGAGTGA
- a CDS encoding helix-turn-helix transcriptional regulator produces the protein MLVGRELERDELGRLLDDARKGNSGTLVLRGPAGIGKSALLADVVQRAEPDVRVLRAVGVEGEVELPFAALHQLLLPLMPYVTRLPEPQAAALHGALGLATAFADPFLVALAVLTLLSDASEDVPLLLVVDDAHWLDAATADALTFVARRMERESAALVFAVRDGSRPFPAPGLRTLRVAPLTQREASDLLARHLPQAAPTVRERLLREADGNPLALMELPTTLRPEHVDGSAPLPEHLPLSERLHQIFRHRALSLPADHHRVLLLAAAESAGDLGTVLGAAGDTEAAMEVLSAAASQGLVHLDQQQVRFRHPLVRSALYQGAPLNDRRAAHLALADAVGRQDDRYVWHAAAAAVGTDDTVAELLAALAERTRRTGGVATATQMLCRAAALASDRRRRARWLVDAAECAWTAARTSEAEALLDRAETLTDDPALRARAARMRGAITHASSDPAVACRMLLDGARLVGESDPELAGELLVMAARSAWVAGAPARLTEIGDLIGRLHPGAADSGDGATAGDADGPAPANDDRAATAHRFSRHFHYLGSLAPGSSATAHPCPPDVPATRMSWLSPVHPRPWIWPPVFLPYLTGTTEEMLDAHQRTVDELRKVGAVGALPMSLAPLVALQLVTGQWPAAVSHAGEALTLADDTGQLGAASHLRAMLAWAAAARGDGDRCRALAEESLTLSVPRRITSAIALARWALGLQALAEGQPDRAARLLGEVAAPGAPAEHFMVGWLVLPDLVEAAVRAGEPAQARAALHRFEERAAPAHLPHLHAMWLRCRALLASSEDADDLFTEALEAPHPSTFDTGRTHLLYGEWLRRNRRIKSARDHLHQAETYLRMLGARPWVELARQELRAAGDRAPDQPAPEPSAEAGRLTSRELEIARLAAQGMSNRDIAARLFLSPRTVGYHLYKLFPKLGITSRIQLHGKSFG, from the coding sequence ATGCTGGTCGGGAGAGAGCTGGAGCGGGACGAACTGGGCAGGCTCCTCGACGACGCGCGCAAGGGGAACAGCGGCACGCTGGTGCTGCGCGGACCCGCGGGGATCGGCAAGAGCGCGCTCCTGGCGGACGTGGTGCAACGGGCCGAGCCGGACGTGCGGGTGCTCCGCGCGGTGGGCGTGGAAGGTGAGGTGGAGCTGCCGTTCGCCGCACTGCACCAACTGCTGTTACCCCTGATGCCGTACGTGACACGGCTGCCCGAGCCGCAAGCCGCCGCGCTGCACGGCGCGCTCGGATTGGCCACCGCCTTCGCCGATCCGTTCCTGGTGGCCCTGGCCGTGTTGACCCTGCTCTCCGACGCCTCCGAGGACGTGCCGCTGCTGCTCGTCGTGGACGACGCCCACTGGCTGGACGCGGCGACCGCGGACGCGTTGACCTTCGTCGCCCGGCGGATGGAGCGGGAGAGCGCGGCCCTGGTCTTCGCGGTCCGGGACGGCTCCCGCCCCTTCCCCGCACCCGGCCTCCGCACCCTGCGGGTGGCACCGCTGACCCAGCGGGAGGCGTCGGACCTGCTGGCCCGGCACCTGCCGCAGGCCGCCCCCACCGTCCGCGAACGACTGCTGCGCGAGGCCGACGGCAACCCGCTGGCCCTCATGGAACTGCCCACCACGCTGCGCCCCGAGCATGTCGACGGCAGCGCCCCGCTGCCCGAACACCTGCCGCTCAGCGAGCGGTTGCACCAGATCTTCCGGCACCGCGCGCTGAGCCTGCCGGCCGACCACCACCGGGTGCTGCTGCTCGCCGCGGCGGAGAGCGCGGGCGACCTCGGCACCGTCCTCGGCGCCGCCGGCGACACCGAGGCGGCCATGGAGGTGCTGAGCGCCGCCGCCTCCCAGGGGCTGGTCCACCTGGACCAGCAGCAGGTGCGGTTCCGGCACCCCCTGGTCCGCTCCGCGCTCTACCAGGGCGCCCCGCTCAACGACCGGCGCGCCGCCCACCTGGCGCTGGCCGACGCCGTCGGGCGTCAGGACGACCGGTACGTCTGGCACGCGGCGGCGGCCGCGGTAGGTACCGACGACACCGTCGCCGAGCTGCTGGCCGCACTCGCCGAACGCACCCGGCGCACCGGCGGGGTGGCCACCGCGACCCAGATGCTGTGCCGTGCCGCCGCGCTGGCCTCCGACCGTCGCCGCCGGGCCCGGTGGTTGGTGGACGCGGCCGAGTGCGCGTGGACGGCGGCACGGACATCCGAGGCCGAGGCGCTGCTGGACCGCGCCGAGACGCTGACGGACGACCCGGCGCTGCGGGCGCGCGCCGCCCGGATGCGCGGCGCCATCACCCACGCCAGCAGCGATCCGGCCGTGGCCTGCCGGATGTTGTTGGACGGCGCCCGACTGGTGGGGGAGTCGGACCCGGAGTTGGCGGGGGAGCTGCTGGTGATGGCGGCCCGCTCGGCCTGGGTGGCGGGTGCCCCGGCGCGGCTGACGGAGATCGGCGACCTGATCGGCCGCCTGCACCCCGGGGCGGCCGATTCCGGTGACGGTGCCACGGCCGGCGACGCGGACGGGCCGGCCCCCGCGAACGACGACCGGGCCGCCACCGCCCACCGGTTCTCCCGCCACTTCCACTACCTGGGCAGCCTCGCCCCCGGCAGCAGCGCAACGGCCCACCCGTGCCCCCCGGACGTTCCGGCCACCCGGATGTCCTGGCTGTCCCCCGTACACCCCAGGCCCTGGATCTGGCCGCCGGTGTTCCTCCCCTACCTGACCGGGACCACCGAGGAGATGCTGGACGCCCACCAGCGCACGGTCGACGAGCTGCGCAAGGTCGGCGCCGTCGGTGCGCTGCCGATGTCGCTCGCCCCGCTGGTGGCGCTGCAACTGGTCACCGGCCAGTGGCCCGCGGCGGTGTCCCACGCCGGCGAGGCACTCACCCTCGCCGACGACACCGGCCAACTCGGCGCCGCCAGCCATCTGCGGGCGATGCTGGCCTGGGCCGCCGCGGCCCGCGGGGACGGTGACCGCTGCCGCGCCCTGGCCGAGGAGTCCCTGACGCTGTCGGTCCCGCGCCGCATCACCTCCGCCATCGCACTGGCCCGATGGGCGCTGGGACTCCAGGCCCTCGCCGAGGGCCAACCGGACCGAGCCGCCCGGCTGCTGGGCGAGGTGGCCGCCCCGGGCGCACCCGCCGAGCACTTCATGGTGGGCTGGCTGGTGCTGCCGGACCTGGTCGAGGCGGCGGTGCGGGCCGGGGAGCCGGCGCAGGCCCGGGCGGCGCTGCACCGCTTCGAGGAACGGGCCGCGCCCGCCCACCTCCCGCACCTGCACGCCATGTGGCTCCGGTGCCGGGCGCTGCTCGCATCGAGCGAGGACGCCGACGACCTGTTCACCGAAGCCCTGGAGGCCCCCCATCCCTCGACGTTCGACACCGGCCGGACGCACCTTCTCTACGGCGAGTGGCTGCGCCGCAACCGCCGCATCAAGTCGGCCCGGGACCACCTGCACCAGGCCGAGACGTATCTGCGCATGCTCGGCGCCCGTCCCTGGGTGGAGTTGGCCCGTCAGGAGCTGCGCGCCGCCGGCGACCGTGCCCCGGACCAGCCGGCCCCCGAGCCGTCTGCCGAAGCCGGTCGGCTCACTTCACGGGAGCTTGAGATAGCCCGGCTGGCCGCCCAGGGCATGAGCAACCGGGACATCGCCGCCCGACTCTTCCTCAGCCCCCGCACCGTCGGTTACCACCTGTACAAACTCTTCCCCAAGCTCGGCATCACCTCCCGCATCCAGCTGCACGGCAAGAGCTTCGGCTGA
- a CDS encoding LLM class flavin-dependent oxidoreductase, translating into MAGRQRLRTADAPSLEPPARMRPLVDRYRDAATAAGHTPRIAITLPLAVADTDTEAEHLADRHIARHLEVWREAVESWNEHESDEYPDFGRKLAGIGPEHIRDGNAAIVGSPATVATRILRLVRDFGGVDQILWQVDIGAMPPAQAHRSIELFRDAVVPLRGEGRGLPRRGPLPGRRRLTERCRIPTGSRS; encoded by the coding sequence GTGGCTGGGCGGCAACGGCTGCGGACTGCCGACGCCCCCTCGCTCGAACCGCCGGCGCGCATGCGGCCGTTGGTGGACCGCTACCGCGACGCCGCGACCGCCGCGGGGCACACGCCGCGGATCGCCATCACCCTGCCGCTGGCCGTCGCCGACACCGACACGGAGGCGGAGCACCTGGCCGACCGGCACATCGCGCGCCATCTGGAGGTGTGGCGGGAGGCCGTGGAGTCCTGGAACGAGCACGAGTCCGACGAGTACCCCGACTTCGGCCGAAAACTGGCGGGAATCGGACCCGAGCACATCCGGGACGGCAACGCAGCGATCGTCGGCTCCCCCGCCACCGTCGCCACGCGCATCCTCCGTCTGGTGCGCGACTTCGGCGGAGTGGACCAGATCCTGTGGCAGGTCGACATCGGCGCGATGCCGCCGGCGCAGGCGCACCGCTCGATCGAGCTGTTCCGCGACGCGGTGGTGCCCCTGCGGGGAGAAGGCCGCGGCCTCCCGCGCCGGGGTCCCCTTCCAGGCCGCCGCCGGCTGACCGAACGGTGCCGCATCCCCACAGGCTCCCGGTCCTGA
- a CDS encoding MBL fold metallo-hydrolase codes for MTDHQLPDPVVRTSGAQEIASDVVVVPNRHTELVPNIGVIGGKHAVLVVDTGLGPENAESVLAFARDYAKGRKLYLTTTHFHPEHAFGAQVFAGEATFLVNRAQAEDLADKGDGYLAMFRGLGPTVARRLEGVRVPTPDVVYEESHDLDLGGRVVRLRAVGRAHSRGDQVITVPDAEVLFTGDLVETGRFAVFPWFPPHDTDVSGLRWIEVLARLVAAAPRIVVPGHGDVGGTQRVEGVLDYLRELRDETWARRDSAVGRETMVEEVRAALIERHPEWVGQEWIDTGVACLCAEHGG; via the coding sequence ATGACCGACCATCAGTTGCCCGACCCCGTGGTGCGGACCTCCGGTGCCCAGGAGATCGCGTCTGACGTGGTGGTCGTGCCCAACCGGCACACGGAGTTGGTCCCGAACATCGGCGTCATCGGCGGGAAGCACGCGGTCCTGGTGGTCGACACCGGCCTGGGGCCGGAGAACGCCGAGAGCGTGCTGGCCTTCGCCCGCGACTACGCCAAGGGGCGCAAGCTGTACCTGACCACCACGCACTTCCACCCCGAGCACGCCTTCGGGGCGCAGGTCTTCGCCGGCGAGGCGACGTTCCTGGTGAACCGGGCGCAGGCCGAGGACCTGGCCGACAAGGGGGACGGATACCTCGCGATGTTCCGGGGGCTCGGCCCGACCGTCGCCCGGCGTCTGGAAGGCGTACGGGTGCCCACGCCGGACGTCGTCTACGAGGAGTCCCACGACCTCGACCTGGGCGGGCGGGTGGTGCGTCTACGGGCCGTCGGCCGCGCGCACAGCAGGGGCGACCAGGTGATCACGGTGCCCGACGCCGAGGTGCTGTTCACCGGTGACCTCGTCGAGACCGGGCGGTTCGCGGTCTTCCCGTGGTTCCCGCCGCACGACACCGACGTGAGCGGACTGCGCTGGATCGAGGTCCTGGCCCGGCTGGTGGCGGCCGCACCGCGGATCGTGGTTCCGGGCCACGGCGACGTCGGCGGAACGCAGAGGGTCGAGGGTGTACTCGACTACCTGCGGGAACTGCGCGACGAGACCTGGGCCCGCCGGGACTCGGCGGTGGGCCGGGAGACGATGGTCGAGGAGGTGCGCGCGGCGTTGATCGAGCGGCACCCCGAGTGGGTCGGCCAGGAGTGGATCGACACCGGCGTCGCGTGCCTGTGCGCCGAGCACGGGGGGTGA
- a CDS encoding LysR family transcriptional regulator: protein MDLRLLRYFMAVSEERHFGRAAARLHMTQPPLTRAIKRLEADLGTALLHRSAAGVTLTAAGNALYDEARTLLAQADRARARVAAAAGVVSLTIGTLGDSVERAGAGTPLAAAFRQRHPGVNVRLHEADFTDPTTGLRSGLVDVAVTRAPFDDTGFSSRVIRSDPVGVVLRTDDPLAARELLRLADLDDRTWFRFPDGTDTVWRAYWNGTGPGAPLREGPVVRTVHECIRAVQWNGTVGLVPLGHVWAPHGQESPDGLTVVPLADMPPSRLIVAWRTGDPNPLVRSFVELAVPGNRRHRTAR, encoded by the coding sequence ATGGACCTCCGCCTCCTGCGCTACTTCATGGCCGTCTCCGAGGAGCGCCACTTCGGCCGGGCCGCCGCCCGGTTGCACATGACCCAGCCCCCGCTGACCCGTGCCATCAAGCGGTTGGAAGCGGACCTGGGTACCGCCCTGCTGCACCGCTCGGCCGCCGGCGTGACGTTGACCGCCGCCGGGAACGCCCTGTACGACGAAGCCCGCACCCTGCTGGCGCAGGCCGATCGTGCCCGGGCCCGCGTCGCCGCCGCGGCCGGCGTCGTGAGCCTGACCATCGGCACCCTCGGCGACAGCGTGGAACGCGCCGGCGCCGGCACACCGCTCGCGGCCGCCTTCCGTCAGCGCCATCCCGGTGTCAACGTCCGTCTCCACGAGGCCGATTTCACCGATCCGACCACGGGACTGCGCTCCGGCCTGGTCGATGTCGCCGTGACCCGGGCGCCGTTCGACGACACCGGGTTCAGCTCCCGGGTGATCCGCTCCGACCCCGTCGGGGTGGTGCTCCGCACCGACGACCCGCTCGCCGCGCGCGAGTTGCTGCGCCTGGCCGACCTCGACGACCGGACGTGGTTCCGCTTTCCGGACGGCACCGACACCGTCTGGCGCGCCTATTGGAACGGCACCGGACCCGGCGCGCCGCTGCGCGAGGGTCCGGTGGTGCGTACCGTCCACGAATGCATCCGTGCCGTGCAGTGGAACGGCACGGTCGGACTGGTGCCGCTCGGCCATGTGTGGGCACCGCACGGCCAGGAGTCCCCCGACGGCCTCACCGTGGTCCCGCTGGCCGACATGCCACCGAGCCGCCTGATCGTCGCCTGGCGCACCGGCGACCCCAACCCCTTGGTCCGTTCCTTCGTCGAACTGGCCGTTCCGGGCAACCGCCGTCACCGCACGGCGAGATGA
- a CDS encoding NADPH-dependent F420 reductase has translation MKIAVLGTGGGARCHIAKLAELGHDVIVGTRDPEATLARTGPDMMQNPPYGQWLADRPGIPLATFGDAAAGAELVINGIDGHNAVRALTAVAGDLAGKTLVDYAVPYLYNPDIERPWPTPWGVNPILGVCDSDSLGEQIQRALPDTKVVKAFVTQEQATVVDPRSIGGGDHTMFVAGQDADAKQTVTDLLTSYGWTDILDLGDIVAARGMEMYAHMHGAIGFALGFGTHFGVKVVR, from the coding sequence ATGAAGATCGCAGTTCTCGGCACCGGCGGCGGCGCCCGCTGCCACATCGCCAAGCTCGCCGAACTCGGTCATGACGTCATCGTCGGCACCCGCGACCCCGAGGCCACCCTCGCCCGCACCGGGCCCGACATGATGCAGAACCCGCCCTACGGTCAGTGGCTGGCCGACCGCCCGGGCATCCCGTTGGCCACCTTCGGCGACGCCGCGGCCGGGGCCGAGCTGGTGATCAACGGCATCGACGGGCACAACGCCGTCCGGGCCCTGACCGCCGTCGCGGGCGACCTGGCGGGCAAGACCCTCGTCGACTACGCCGTGCCCTACCTCTACAACCCCGACATCGAGCGGCCCTGGCCCACCCCGTGGGGCGTCAACCCGATCCTCGGTGTGTGCGACAGCGACAGCCTCGGCGAGCAGATCCAGCGGGCCCTGCCCGACACCAAGGTCGTCAAGGCGTTCGTGACCCAGGAGCAGGCCACGGTCGTCGACCCCAGGTCCATCGGCGGCGGCGATCACACCATGTTCGTCGCCGGCCAGGACGCCGACGCCAAGCAGACCGTCACCGACCTGCTGACGTCCTACGGCTGGACGGACATCCTCGACCTGGGCGACATCGTCGCCGCCCGCGGCATGGAGATGTACGCCCACATGCACGGCGCCATCGGCTTCGCGCTGGGTTTCGGCACGCACTTCGGCGTCAAGGTCGTCCGCTGA
- a CDS encoding VOC family protein, which translates to MTRIRAHCPAPRPSEPDGLPFHLDLAFDDVEAAERRLIELGATKPDHQPGGAYWTVLLDPSGQPFCFSARS; encoded by the coding sequence GTGACGCGGATCCGGGCGCACTGTCCCGCACCCCGCCCGTCTGAGCCGGACGGGCTGCCCTTCCACCTCGACCTGGCCTTCGACGACGTCGAGGCGGCGGAGCGGCGCCTCATCGAGCTGGGCGCCACCAAGCCGGACCACCAGCCCGGCGGCGCGTACTGGACCGTGCTGCTCGACCCCTCCGGTCAGCCGTTCTGCTTCAGCGCCCGCAGCTGA
- a CDS encoding winged helix DNA-binding domain-containing protein, with product MSTARRRITPAERRARLVRRHLLAPSLRAKTPEEVADALVALHATDPATVYLSFAARCAEPEVAALERALYQERTLARIRCMRRTVFVLPHGLAPVAYAATARPLAAKQRTQTAHQLHAACGWDERRYAAVEAATLAALARRGAAGAAELAAEVPELREQIVTFPGKPYESRQRLSAPVLGVLAAEGRIRRARPLGSWTSAQFRWAPADPLPHLPAGDAKTELARRYVATFGPVTVEDLKWWTGWNLTDTRRALAATGAEQVALDEGTGYLLPEDVDDRGSATDVEPAAALLPGLDPTAMGWRHRDWHLDPAHKKALFDRNGNIGPTVWWEGRIIGAWAQRRDGCLAWEPLAARPDRTARAAVEAEIARLTAFLGTTRVTPCYRTPLERRLAG from the coding sequence TTGAGCACCGCCCGCCGCCGCATCACCCCCGCCGAGCGCCGCGCCCGACTGGTCCGGCGCCATCTGCTCGCCCCCTCTCTCCGCGCCAAGACGCCCGAGGAGGTCGCCGACGCCCTCGTCGCCCTGCACGCCACCGACCCGGCCACGGTCTACCTCTCCTTCGCCGCCCGCTGCGCCGAGCCCGAAGTCGCCGCACTGGAGCGGGCGTTGTACCAGGAACGGACCCTGGCCCGGATTCGATGCATGCGCCGCACGGTCTTCGTCCTCCCCCACGGCCTGGCCCCCGTCGCATACGCCGCAACCGCCCGCCCACTGGCCGCCAAGCAACGCACCCAGACCGCCCACCAGCTGCATGCGGCGTGCGGCTGGGACGAGCGCCGCTACGCCGCCGTGGAGGCCGCCACCCTCGCGGCCCTGGCGCGGCGCGGCGCGGCCGGCGCCGCCGAACTCGCCGCCGAAGTACCGGAGTTGCGCGAGCAGATCGTCACCTTCCCTGGAAAGCCCTACGAATCGCGTCAGCGGCTCTCCGCTCCGGTGCTGGGCGTACTGGCCGCCGAGGGGCGGATCCGCCGGGCCCGGCCGCTGGGCTCATGGACCTCCGCCCAGTTCCGCTGGGCCCCGGCCGACCCGCTGCCGCACCTGCCCGCCGGGGACGCCAAGACCGAGCTGGCCCGCCGCTACGTGGCCACCTTCGGCCCCGTCACCGTCGAGGACCTCAAGTGGTGGACCGGCTGGAACCTGACCGACACCCGCAGGGCACTGGCCGCCACCGGCGCCGAACAGGTCGCCCTCGACGAAGGGACCGGCTACCTCCTGCCCGAGGACGTCGACGACCGGGGCTCCGCGACCGACGTCGAGCCGGCCGCGGCGCTGCTGCCCGGCCTGGACCCCACTGCCATGGGCTGGCGCCACCGCGACTGGCACCTGGACCCCGCGCACAAGAAGGCGCTTTTCGACCGCAACGGCAACATCGGTCCCACGGTGTGGTGGGAAGGCCGCATCATCGGCGCGTGGGCCCAGCGTCGCGACGGCTGCCTGGCCTGGGAGCCGCTCGCCGCCCGCCCCGACCGCACCGCACGCGCCGCCGTCGAGGCCGAGATCGCCCGCCTGACCGCGTTCCTCGGTACCACCCGCGTCACGCCGTGCTACCGCACCCCGCTGGAACGCCGCCTCGCCGGTTAG
- a CDS encoding TetR/AcrR family transcriptional regulator → MAANQPARRRRDPQRRIAEIVEATERVIAARGIEGLTHRAVAEEAGVPLGATTYHFATKDDLIEAALRRTHERYAATLEEWAAQRPTLTTNQLSVLLTDALMGCFGPNRDYEVVELELYVAAVRRPALRTIADQYTETTTGLLLRYVDPATAHAATAAMNGLTLRGLASSQPPGRDEVEAILTRVLTPNPALPATLPTAAENQAIAQHGQ, encoded by the coding sequence ATGGCGGCCAACCAGCCCGCCCGGCGCCGCCGGGACCCGCAGCGACGGATCGCCGAGATCGTCGAGGCGACGGAGCGGGTGATCGCCGCCCGCGGCATCGAAGGACTCACCCATCGCGCCGTCGCCGAAGAGGCGGGCGTACCGCTGGGCGCGACCACGTACCACTTCGCCACCAAGGACGACCTCATCGAGGCCGCCCTGCGTCGCACCCACGAGCGCTACGCCGCCACCTTGGAAGAGTGGGCCGCCCAGCGCCCCACGCTCACCACCAACCAACTCTCCGTACTGCTCACCGACGCCCTCATGGGCTGCTTCGGCCCGAACCGCGACTACGAGGTCGTGGAGCTGGAGCTCTACGTCGCCGCGGTGCGCCGCCCCGCGCTGCGCACCATCGCCGACCAGTACACCGAGACCACCACCGGCCTGCTGCTGCGCTACGTCGACCCGGCCACCGCCCACGCCGCCACCGCCGCCATGAACGGCCTGACCCTGCGCGGCCTGGCCTCGTCCCAGCCCCCCGGCCGGGACGAGGTCGAGGCCATCCTCACCCGCGTCCTCACCCCCAACCCCGCACTGCCCGCCACCCTGCCCACCGCCGCCGAGAACCAGGCAATCGCCCAGCACGGCCAGTGA
- a CDS encoding DUF302 domain-containing protein, translating into MTTPSSALDHPARRLVVSLPAPYDAAREHYETLVPEVDLARFHQMASWTATLELAEINAPHGFMRYYRSDLTAVMAGSPSFWQATQYLMGNHTIAERMFRHDPAVMLHAPLRTLLYTDPDGDTRFAIDQPSLLFASYHNPQIADVGLELDALVAELIALLGGDVPRQLKGAR; encoded by the coding sequence ATGACCACACCCAGCAGCGCCCTCGACCACCCCGCCCGACGGCTCGTCGTGTCGCTCCCCGCACCGTACGACGCGGCCCGCGAGCACTACGAAACCCTCGTCCCCGAGGTCGATCTCGCCCGCTTCCACCAGATGGCGTCCTGGACGGCCACACTGGAGCTGGCCGAGATCAACGCCCCGCACGGCTTCATGCGTTACTACCGCAGCGACCTCACCGCCGTCATGGCCGGATCGCCGTCCTTCTGGCAGGCCACGCAGTATCTGATGGGCAATCACACCATCGCCGAGCGCATGTTCCGCCACGACCCGGCGGTCATGTTGCACGCGCCGCTGAGGACCCTCCTCTACACCGACCCCGACGGCGACACCCGATTCGCCATCGACCAGCCCAGTCTGCTGTTCGCCAGCTACCACAACCCGCAGATCGCCGATGTCGGGCTCGAACTCGACGCCCTGGTAGCCGAGTTGATCGCACTGCTCGGCGGCGACGTACCACGACAGCTGAAAGGTGCCCGATGA
- a CDS encoding NAD(P)H-binding protein, which translates to MSDTPMFLTTGAGGGVGGVSRLVAEGLLARGQRVRATVHRDDERAEALRALGAEVLVGDLTDPVHVTAALDGVSRMFFSMSVSPDYLEATAVVCAAARERPGLEVLVNMSQMTVSQMTATSTEESRQQRLHWLAEHVIDWSAVPRVHIRPTVFLDNPLFTLLAAGPIRDRGVLALPFGSGRTSPIASSDVAEVVMAVLLAPHDHVGSVYELTGPTTLDLDGLADQYARALGRPITAERLPYDQWADQLAGSPLTPHVQQHIATMARLHREDRYNRSTTDVERITGRPPRTVEQYVRERRDLFDSHRDDGA; encoded by the coding sequence ATGAGTGACACGCCGATGTTTCTGACCACCGGGGCCGGCGGCGGGGTGGGCGGGGTCAGCAGACTCGTCGCCGAGGGGCTGCTGGCACGCGGACAGCGCGTGCGGGCCACGGTGCACCGCGACGACGAGCGCGCCGAGGCGTTGCGCGCGCTCGGCGCCGAGGTACTCGTCGGCGACCTCACCGACCCCGTGCACGTCACCGCCGCACTGGACGGTGTCAGCCGCATGTTCTTCAGCATGAGCGTCTCGCCGGACTACCTGGAGGCCACCGCCGTGGTGTGCGCGGCGGCCCGGGAGCGGCCGGGTCTGGAGGTGCTGGTCAACATGTCGCAGATGACCGTGTCGCAGATGACCGCGACCAGCACGGAGGAGTCGCGGCAGCAGCGCCTGCACTGGCTGGCCGAGCACGTCATCGACTGGTCCGCGGTGCCGCGCGTGCACATCAGGCCCACCGTGTTCCTGGACAACCCGCTGTTCACCCTGCTCGCCGCCGGGCCGATCCGCGACCGCGGGGTGCTGGCGCTGCCGTTCGGTTCGGGCCGTACGTCGCCCATCGCGTCGAGCGATGTCGCCGAGGTGGTCATGGCCGTGCTGCTCGCACCGCACGACCACGTCGGTTCCGTGTACGAACTGACCGGCCCCACGACCCTGGACCTCGACGGACTCGCCGACCAGTACGCGCGCGCCCTGGGCCGGCCGATCACCGCGGAGCGCCTGCCCTACGACCAGTGGGCCGATCAACTGGCCGGCTCCCCGCTGACGCCGCACGTGCAGCAGCACATCGCGACCATGGCCAGACTGCACCGGGAGGACCGCTACAACCGCTCCACCACCGACGTGGAACGGATCACCGGCCGACCACCGCGCACCGTCGAACAGTACGTCCGTGAACGACGTGACCTGTTCGACAGTCATCGCGACGACGGGGCCTGA